ATCGATATCATCACCGCATAATGTGATCCGCCGCATTTTTGGGGTAATTTGTTGTATATCACACACTCTTGCCTCTCGCTTGCGGCGAGTATCGCGCTCCAACATATCATCAACCATTTTATTCAATGTGTTATGCATAAATTCCCCCTACTTGCAGTAGTGAAGCGATAAACACCGTGGATGGCTGAACAATATTGGGGTCAATCGCTTGGCAATCAGTTAAAACGAGCAGTGTTAGTGGGATGAACACCATTTTAATCGAGCCTCCCTTTTAGGGTATTGATACTGACATCAGCGGACATACCAACACGTAAGGCATTCATCATTTCAGGGTGATCCTTATTGGCATCAAAAATGATTTTGACAGGTATACGCTGAACAATTTTAGTGAAATTACCGGTGGCATTTTCTGGTGCGACCGCTGAAAAGCTCACCGCAGATGCAGGCGCAATACTATCGACATAACCTTTTAACTTTTGATCAGGAAAGGTATCGATTTTGATTTCAACAGGCTGCCCATGGGTAATTTTTTCTAATTGGGTTTCTTGGTAATTGGCGATAATGTACAGTTGGTCTTGTGGAACAATTGCCATTAAAGCATCACCCGGCTTAACGAATTCGCCAACGCGTAAGCTTTTTTTACCAACAATGCCGCTAATCGGGGCGGTGATCTGTGTATAAGATAAATTCAGCTCAGCCATCGATTTTTGCGCTTGTGCAAAAGTTAATTCAGCGTCGCTGTCAGCTTGTTTGGCCTGTAGAACCTGTAGCATGTTTTTTGCTGCTTTTAATGATGCTTCGGCCTGCGCTAACTCCGCTGTTGTTGTGTGTACCCGAGTGGTTGCTTGCTGCGCTGCTTGCTGTGAACCTGCGCCACTCGCCGCTATTTTTTGATAACGAACTTGTTCCTGACGAGCAAACTTCAACTCAGCTTGAGCTGCTTGTAGCTGCGCTTGCGCGGCAGCGATCAGTGAATACTGACGCGTAAGGTTGGCTTTGGCATCATCTTGTTTGGCACGTGCAGATTGCTCTTGTGCTGTTGCTTGTGATAGCGCCACGCTAAATTCGCGCGGGTCAATAACGGCAAGCAGTTCACCTTGTTTAACCCATTGATTATCGTGAACTCGTACTTCAGTGATCACGCCAGCGATTTGTGGAGAGATCCGTGAAATATCAGCACGAATATAGGCATCATTGGTCGTTTGTGTCGTTTGTTTGACATAGAATTTATTGATCAATATCCCCAACATCACAATGATAATTGCCAGTATGGCAAGTGATATTTTTTTGTTAGCCATAAATTTGACTCGACTCATATTCAATTCCTGATAAAGAGTAACTATGCAGCGGCGACTGACCGCGGCGGGTAAATACGTGTTGGCATAAATAGGATCAGGCCAATAAATAGCAGCGACAGCCCTGAAACCAACATATAAAGATCAGCGCTTGCCAAAACATGCCCTTGCTTGGCGGCGAGTTGGGTTAATTCGCTGGCGCTGGCAAATGAATTTTCTCGATAGGCTGATCCAAAACCATCGGCGATAACTGCTGAATGGAAATCGCCACGTTGTCGACTGAGCAAAGAGATGACTCCCCCAGCCGCGGTGGCAGCAAAGCCTTTGACTGCGTTAAACCATGCAGCAGCAAAAGGGCCATCAGTAGGCAGCAAGCCTCCCGTTGCTAGCATCAGCAAAGGGATCATCGCCATGGGTTGAGCGACGGCTTGTAAAAGCGAAATAAGACGGAAGTTGTCGCCGTTCCATTCGGGGGTGACCTGTGCAGCGAGCAGACAGGCAGCCGCCATTAACATCAAGCTGATAGCTAATACCCAGCGACAGTCAACTCGCGGGGTGTTGCACAGAATGGCAACAATCGGCAAAGTGATTAACTGTGGCAGTGAGACCCACAACATCATGTCGGAGGTTTGCTCCTGCCGATATCCTTGAATAACCGATAAATAACTGGATGTGATATTGACCAGAGAAACCATAATCAATAACACACCACCGAGGGTGATTAGTGAAAATGATAGATTACGTTTACCTAACAGCTGTAAGTTGAAAAACGGTAATGGATGGTACCATTCGTTAATTAAAAATAAGGCGAGTAGGCCAAGTCCACCAATTAATAGAACATAGATCAGCGAGGAGTTGAGCCAATCGAGACGCTCTCCTTGAGAAATACCAATGGTCAGCATAGCAAGCGCACTACCGCCCAATAACAAGCCTCGCCAGTTAAAATTCTTCAAACGTTCTAATCGCAAAGGATCTTGTGGTAAACCATAGCCAATACAAATCGTTGCAATGGCCATCAACGGTAAATTCCAATAAAAGTATCCGCTCCACCCCCAATGAAATGCAAAAGCGGCGGCTGTCGCACCAAAGGTTGCGCTCCACGCAGATACCCAACCATAAGCACCGAGTCCCAACACTTTGATTAATGGTGGCATAAAACGCAGCACAACAGTCATTAGCATGGGCGGTAATGCGCCTCCAGCAAACCCTTGTAAGCTGCGTACGCTAAGTAATACGCTATAGTGATCACCTAGCCAAGGTGTGATCACACCACAGATTAAATAGATAGAGCACATGGTTAAGGCTACCCTGCGCAACGAAAACGTTGGCCAAAAACAAGGGGTGAACCCTGAACCAATTACAAAACCGGTGACATAACAGGTGATTAACCAACTGCCTGAGTCCAAGTTCAATGAAATAGCACCTTGAATATCTGCTAACGCAAATTTACTGGCGTTTTCACCGACGCCGCTCGCCATAACGGCTAAAAAAATACCGAATAGCCCCATCCATGTACGGCCGTTGATTTCACTAGCACTGGCGAGCCATTTATTTCTGTGGTGCAGTGCAATAGACACATCAACCATTCCACACTCCTGCAATTTCAATCATTTCACTTTAATTTCAGGGGGTAGTATCTAAAGTTTCATTGATTGTTTAAAATGAAATGATGTAATTAAGTTATTGCATAAAACGCAATCGGCTAAATGGGCTAAAACGAGGGGAAGATGCCACAGAAAATTGATTTTAATCTGATTTATGCGCTGAACTTGCTTCTGGAAGAAGGCAGTGTGAATGCAGCAGCAGAGAAAATGAATTTAAGTGCTCCTGCGATGAGCCGTATTTTAGGCCGGATACGCGAACAATTTAATGATCCGATTATGGTAAGAGCGGGCCGTAATTTAGTACCGACTCCACGGGCATTGGAGCTAAAACAGCAACTAGGTCATATCATTGCCCAAGCGGAAGCCTTGGTTGAGCCGAATGGCGCTTTCGATCCTCATACGTTAGAAAGGACCTTTGTGATCCGTGCAAATGATATTTTTATTGGTGCGCTGGGGGGCGGGCTATTAGAGATGTTACGTGAAATGGCACCTCTGAGTAGCTTAAAATTTATTGCGGAAAGTGATATTGATGATGATGCATTGCGCAGTGGTAAGGTAGATTTGGTGATCGGTTCTTCACGCAATTGGCATCCTGAAATCAAAGCGCAAAGTTTATTTACCAGCACGTTTCAAGCGTTAGTACGTGAAGGACACCCTATTATTGGCCAAGTGACACCTGAAACATTGACTGATTACCCTCATATTAGCGTATCACGTCGCGGACTAACCCAAGGGCCTATCGACGATGCCTTACGTGATCTTGGGTTGGTACGTAAGGTGGCTTTAACACTACCGGGATTTCACTCAGCCATGATGTTAACGATGAAATCGGATTATATCTTGCCATTACCGCGCCATGTTTTGCAGGGGGTAAGTAATATTAATTTGCCATTGGTGGAGATAGACTTGCCTCTTGAATTGGAGTCAGTATTTATTGTTCAGGCGTGGCATCCACGGTTAGACAGGGATCCTGCGCATCAATGGTTGCGGCATACCATTAAACAATACTTTTTAAATAGAGAGTAATTTTCTGTAGAGGTAGTAAAGGTGGTGAGTGGGAGGTATTTATGAAGAAGAGGGAAGGGAAATTGGTTACCAGCAGTACTGGTGAGTATTTGAAATAAAACAGCTAACTAAGAGAAGTTATAGTTAGCTGTTAATTGAAGATTACTTGGCGATCAATTCACCAATTTTTACTGCTGCCCAACCCGCAGGCGTGGTTGCCCCACCCACGATATTGGTCATTTCGGAAATCCCTTCTGGAACTGAGATATTCGAATTCACCGCAGCTTGTGTATATTCTTTGGAAATATCAGTGCCTACATAGTAAATGGACGTTAGCACTAATGTGCCACAGATAAACATTCTAAACATATTACGTTTACAGAATGGTGTTACCATCGCTAATAAGAACATCAATGAAGCGAGGTCAACGAAAGGTAATACTTTGTTGCCCGGTAGTACGAAAGCTAACACAATCGCCATTGGGATCAGTAATAACCCAGTTGCCAACACGGAAGGCTCACCAATTAACAGTGCAGTGTCCATCCCAATATAGAAATCACGGTTAGGGAATTTCTTTTTCAGCTTGGCTTCAACCGCATCGCGAACAATTAGCAGACCTTGGACTAAAATTTCGATCATTTTAGGCAGTAATAACATTGCCGCAGACACGGTCACAGCGAGTGCAACAGATTCACTGATCGAATAGCCAGCCATCAGCGCTAATACCAAACCTAAAATAAAGCCTAATGTTAATGGTTCACCAAATACCCCGAATTTTTTATTAATCGTTTCGGGTTCGAGGTTAATTTTATTTAAACCTGGGATTTTCTCGATAATATAGTTTGTCACGATGCCAAATGGCACATACATAATACAAGTCAGATGCGGGAAAGAAATGCCTTGTAAATTATAATTACGCTGTAGATAAGGTGCTGTAATATCTGCCGCAACCAAGGTAGCAATGAAGATCACATAAGTAATACCAATCGACAGCCAGTAGCTTTCAGTCCCTGCATACACGACAGAGCCAACTAATAAGAATATCCAGTAGTTAAAGATATCAATATTAATGGTTTTTGTGAGCTTAAATAATACCATCACTAAGTTGATCGCGATAAAGCCTAGCACAACTGGTACCATAATCGGTGAGCCCCAGCCAATGGTGGAGGCAGTAGGCCAACCAGTATCAACCACCGTAAGGTTTAAACCCATTTTTTCAACCATCGATTGCGAGGCGGGTCCTAAATTCGATAGTAATAAGTTGATAACTAAGCCAACACCAACAAAACCGATGCCAACTAACATACCTGCTTTAAAGGCGGTGCCAACTCTGACGCCAAAGCATAATGCAATAATAAAAAATATTATTGGCATCATGACCGAAGCACCCAGCCCGATGATATTGTTGATTATATCCATGCCTTCCTCTCTATACTCGTCATATTTCGCGCCGTGGCGTTGTTGGCTGCTTTCACGGACCCTAGTCACATACTTGTGTATGCTCCTAGGGATCCGCTCAATTGCCGCCTAGCCACAACACGAACTATTTAGAGTCTTTATATACTCGTCATATTTCGCACCGTGGCGTTGTTGGCTGCTTTCACGGACCCTAGTCACATACTTGTGTATGCTCCTAGGGATCCGCTCAATTACCACCTAGCCACAACGTGAATTATTTAGAGCATATTTCTCCATTGTATTTCGAGTAAAAACCTAACAACCAAATATGAATTTGTTGAGTTATAATTACTCAAACTACATAGGATTTGTTTTTGTAGGGTATAGGGTGCCCCTGACAGGTTTCACCCTATCGTTTATTTTTTATATTTTTTTGCCGATGTTCTTTTCGTTAAATTAATTATTTTTGTTGTTTTAAAAATATCTCAGCAAATAGTTTTGGCGTATTGCTGAATGCATCTAAAGTACTACCAGCCATGTGCGGTGTGATTGTCACATTATCTAATAAATAAAATTCGCTCTCCTCTTTTAATGGTTCATCATCAAAGGTATCGATAGCGGCACCCATAATGCGTTTTTCTTTTAATGCTTGCAGCAAGTCATGCTCATTAATTAAACCTGAACGTGCAGTATTAATGATCACAGCGGTGGATTTCATTAATTTAAAATGTTTTTCATTAATTAAATTTTGTGTTTCAGGGGATAAACGTGCGTGCAGGGAAATAATATCGGCGACTTTGAGTAGATCTTCGAGCGAATCGACTTTGGTGTAGCCATCAACATGGTCAACGTATTTATCGTAAAATAGTACGTTGGCATCAAAACCTTTGAGGAATTTTGCTACCAATTGGGCAATATGACCAAAACCGACTAGGCCAATGGTTTTTCCACCAATTTCAGGGATCACATCAGCATTCACGAAATCTTTTCGCCAATATTTATCCTTTAATGCGTCATGTGCGCGGGCAATATTGCGTGTTTCTGCCAACATCATACCAACCGTAAATTCCGCTACGCTGCGTGCATTACGCCCTGGTGTATTCATCACTTTAATGCCTTTGCTTTCAGCATATTCTTTATTGATGTTTTCGATGCCGCCACGCAATACACCGATGTATTTTAGCTTCGGTAATTTGTCGATCACCGCTTTATTCACCGGAGCGAATTGCGTGATCACTAACTCAACATCTTGTAAATCCGTATATAAATCTGCTGGTAACGTCACCGCTTCGGCACCGTGTTGTTCAACTTGCAAGTTGTCTTCTTGCAGTTTTTCAATAGAAGGGTGTGCCCACTGACGAACGATAACGTCATAGCCTTGTTGGCGTAGCTTTTCTAGCCCAGCCTCCATGGTTGGTTTATCAATAAATAGATCTGCAATTGCCAGACATTTCATGTTGTTCTCCAAAATTTTTTGTTGCCCTATGGGCTTAGCGCATTAACATCCCACCAGTCACATCAATCGTTGCTCCCGTCATATAACTGGCTTTTTCTGAAACTAAAAATACGCCGATATCGGCAATTTCAGTCGGTGAAGCGACACGCCCGACTGGAATTCGATTGAGATAATATTGTGGGTCTTTTTCTAGGTTGCCGCGGATCATTTCAGTATCCATAATGCCAACCGCAATGTTATTAACATTAATACCTTGCTTGGCAACCTCACGCGCTAGTGAGATTGAAAAGGCCACTAAACCTGCCTTACTCGCAGCATAGTGTGAGTGGCCAGTTGTTGAACCATGAAACGCAGCTTGTGAGGTAATGTTTAGCACTGAACCAGTTATTTGTTTACTTGAGCATTGATTAATAAATAATTGGCTTAAATGGAAAACAGATTTTAGGTTGATATTCATCACGTTATCCCATTCTTGCAGGGTGATATCTGCGACCATACCTGTTGGCCAAATACCTGCATTATTAATCAGGATATCGAACTGATTGAAATGAGTAAGCCCCTGTTCAAACAGCGCATCAATCTCTTGGCTGTTCCCTAAATTGGTTTGGATAGCGACGACATGAGCCCCATCTAAACCATTAAGCTCCTCAACTAACGCCAATGCCGCTTCTGGGTGGCTGCGATAGGTAAAACAGACGTTAACGCCCTCTTTTACCAGCGATCGCACCAATTCACGTCCGAGGCCTGTGGCACCGCCTGTTACCAGCGCATTTTTACGTTGCAAATTGAGTTCCATGGTCAACTAACTCCTTAATTAAGCATCAATAGTTTGCTGGTGGTTATGTGATTTCCACGTTGGCTGCATATCATCTAACATGCGTTTGTACATGGCGTATTTCTTGGCATAGACAGCTTGTTTATCCGTTTGTGGGTGGATCACTTCAGAGACTTTGACCATTGCATCACAGGCTGCAAATACATCTGGGAAGTAGCCTTCCATCACTGCTGCCGTCATGGCTGCACCAAGGGTGCCGTGCTCTTTCACATCCACAATTTCCAATTGGCTTTGGAAGATATCGGCAAAAATTTGTAGCCAAACAGGTGAGTGGGTAATACCACCTGCGATACGGATGACATTGCTCAGCTGTGGGTTAATACGACGTAACCGCTCGACGTGATAAAGGTGGCTAAATGCAACACCTTCATAGATGGCTCGTAGAAAATGGGCGCGCTGGTGGAAACTGGTGACTCCAACAAAACCAGCGGTGGCATCTGGAATGGTGTTAGAGCCAAATACAAATGGGAAAAACATCAGCTGGCTTTCATCTGGCGTCGTGGAAGCCACTAGTTGATTGCACAGGTCATATACCGAACTACCTTTTGCTTCTTCAAGCTGTTTATCTGCCGCCATAAATTGCGTGATAAACCATTCTAAGTTGCTGGCAGAGGTTGGGCTGGCTTCAGTAATTTGCCAACGGTTTTCCATCGGGTAAATCGAGGTCATAAATAAATCTTTATCAACCACGGGTTTGTCGGTGACATATTCGTTGA
This portion of the Providencia manganoxydans genome encodes:
- a CDS encoding HlyD family secretion protein, whose product is MSRVKFMANKKISLAILAIIIVMLGILINKFYVKQTTQTTNDAYIRADISRISPQIAGVITEVRVHDNQWVKQGELLAVIDPREFSVALSQATAQEQSARAKQDDAKANLTRQYSLIAAAQAQLQAAQAELKFARQEQVRYQKIAASGAGSQQAAQQATTRVHTTTAELAQAEASLKAAKNMLQVLQAKQADSDAELTFAQAQKSMAELNLSYTQITAPISGIVGKKSLRVGEFVKPGDALMAIVPQDQLYIIANYQETQLEKITHGQPVEIKIDTFPDQKLKGYVDSIAPASAVSFSAVAPENATGNFTKIVQRIPVKIIFDANKDHPEMMNALRVGMSADVSINTLKGRLD
- a CDS encoding MFS transporter is translated as MVDVSIALHHRNKWLASASEINGRTWMGLFGIFLAVMASGVGENASKFALADIQGAISLNLDSGSWLITCYVTGFVIGSGFTPCFWPTFSLRRVALTMCSIYLICGVITPWLGDHYSVLLSVRSLQGFAGGALPPMLMTVVLRFMPPLIKVLGLGAYGWVSAWSATFGATAAAFAFHWGWSGYFYWNLPLMAIATICIGYGLPQDPLRLERLKNFNWRGLLLGGSALAMLTIGISQGERLDWLNSSLIYVLLIGGLGLLALFLINEWYHPLPFFNLQLLGKRNLSFSLITLGGVLLIMVSLVNITSSYLSVIQGYRQEQTSDMMLWVSLPQLITLPIVAILCNTPRVDCRWVLAISLMLMAAACLLAAQVTPEWNGDNFRLISLLQAVAQPMAMIPLLMLATGGLLPTDGPFAAAWFNAVKGFAATAAGGVISLLSRQRGDFHSAVIADGFGSAYRENSFASASELTQLAAKQGHVLASADLYMLVSGLSLLFIGLILFMPTRIYPPRSVAAA
- a CDS encoding LysR family transcriptional regulator, whose product is MPQKIDFNLIYALNLLLEEGSVNAAAEKMNLSAPAMSRILGRIREQFNDPIMVRAGRNLVPTPRALELKQQLGHIIAQAEALVEPNGAFDPHTLERTFVIRANDIFIGALGGGLLEMLREMAPLSSLKFIAESDIDDDALRSGKVDLVIGSSRNWHPEIKAQSLFTSTFQALVREGHPIIGQVTPETLTDYPHISVSRRGLTQGPIDDALRDLGLVRKVALTLPGFHSAMMLTMKSDYILPLPRHVLQGVSNINLPLVEIDLPLELESVFIVQAWHPRLDRDPAHQWLRHTIKQYFLNRE
- a CDS encoding PTS galactitol transporter subunit IIC: MDIINNIIGLGASVMMPIIFFIIALCFGVRVGTAFKAGMLVGIGFVGVGLVINLLLSNLGPASQSMVEKMGLNLTVVDTGWPTASTIGWGSPIMVPVVLGFIAINLVMVLFKLTKTINIDIFNYWIFLLVGSVVYAGTESYWLSIGITYVIFIATLVAADITAPYLQRNYNLQGISFPHLTCIMYVPFGIVTNYIIEKIPGLNKINLEPETINKKFGVFGEPLTLGFILGLVLALMAGYSISESVALAVTVSAAMLLLPKMIEILVQGLLIVRDAVEAKLKKKFPNRDFYIGMDTALLIGEPSVLATGLLLIPMAIVLAFVLPGNKVLPFVDLASLMFLLAMVTPFCKRNMFRMFICGTLVLTSIYYVGTDISKEYTQAAVNSNISVPEGISEMTNIVGGATTPAGWAAVKIGELIAK
- a CDS encoding 2-hydroxyacid dehydrogenase, which gives rise to MKCLAIADLFIDKPTMEAGLEKLRQQGYDVIVRQWAHPSIEKLQEDNLQVEQHGAEAVTLPADLYTDLQDVELVITQFAPVNKAVIDKLPKLKYIGVLRGGIENINKEYAESKGIKVMNTPGRNARSVAEFTVGMMLAETRNIARAHDALKDKYWRKDFVNADVIPEIGGKTIGLVGFGHIAQLVAKFLKGFDANVLFYDKYVDHVDGYTKVDSLEDLLKVADIISLHARLSPETQNLINEKHFKLMKSTAVIINTARSGLINEHDLLQALKEKRIMGAAIDTFDDEPLKEESEFYLLDNVTITPHMAGSTLDAFSNTPKLFAEIFLKQQK
- a CDS encoding SDR family NAD(P)-dependent oxidoreductase, whose protein sequence is MELNLQRKNALVTGGATGLGRELVRSLVKEGVNVCFTYRSHPEAALALVEELNGLDGAHVVAIQTNLGNSQEIDALFEQGLTHFNQFDILINNAGIWPTGMVADITLQEWDNVMNINLKSVFHLSQLFINQCSSKQITGSVLNITSQAAFHGSTTGHSHYAASKAGLVAFSISLAREVAKQGINVNNIAVGIMDTEMIRGNLEKDPQYYLNRIPVGRVASPTEIADIGVFLVSEKASYMTGATIDVTGGMLMR